The segment ttaGCACTCAAACACTACACCTCCCACAATGCCTTGTGAGCTTGATAATGGCTGAGACCGCCTTTGTTGAATGCtgacaatatatatatattttttcatgtttgaaaCTCAACTCATCACAGAGAAATTAAGTAAGAGACACAAGCAGTGTTTTCAGTAATCAAATCTTACTTTATTACTCTTtaaattttattacatttctaaGAACAAACACCTTTATGTGAAGGTTTCACTAAACTTTGTGAGGTCTAACATAGATTTATTTTTCTAAGTGATGTCCAGGCACTCACGTGTCTTTCTGTGCATAAACAGTATTGTGTGGCACAGGGTTTGTGCACACTTGCAGGTCAAGACACAGAAATAAGGATtctaaaatacttttaaacagAACTTTATGGTCTTGTTCCGCAGACAAAAGCGAGCTCTAACTCACAGGGCAGATCGTTCCAGAGGAGGTCCTCTGACAAGGAGACAAAAGAGAAAAGTTACATTTACAATCTGGATTTCACAACAATATGTGGTTTATGTAACACACTGTCAGGAGTAAAAATGACCTTACTGTACCTGAGCGGTTCATCTCAAGGCACTTCTCTTGGCCACCAGCATTGTTGGGCTCTCCTATGCCCCAGTTCTGGAAATTAAATCCTGATCCATCACTCCAGAACCAGGTCCCGTCCTGAAAGACAGTTTCATCAAGTTATCTCAAAGACTGACACAACCTAAAATCATTTACTTTTACACTTACTTTGACTTAAACCCTCTGCTGTAGAATGATTTTGGTAATTTTAAGTTCCTCTTTACCTTAATTCCATCGGTGCCGCCGATCCAGGTTCGAGGGTAACGACCTGTTTTCCCTTTTATCATCTCCTGAATGAACCCATACTCTCCTGGGTTGTGGATGGAGGCCAGGTTGGCACCGTTACGCAAACAATATTTCTATAAAGAGGAGATATAGTTTTGTGTACTTGAATACAGACACCATatagtatgtatatatatgcagTATCAGGCTCTACCTCTGCATCTATCCAGGGCATCTCTCTGGGGATGAAGGTAAAACATCTGGATCCATATTTGGACCAACTGGCAGGACAGCTGTGCCTGCTCTGCTTGTCATCATCGGGCATCTTGctctcttcctgtttctccACCTCCGGCACAGCCTCCACCTTCTCAAACGTTCCTGTTTTTAAAGCCAGAGAACAAAGATATCTATTTAATGGCACTTTAATTTCCCTAAATATATCACACATAGAAAACATCAGCCAGTGTTCTTGGGAAAACAGGATTCTGATAAAATGAATTTTAACCCGTTAAAGGAATattacacctttttttttttactccaattcatcaaggattttctgttttttggattctttgttcacaacggaagcatgcaagaaaaacacagttgTCTTCACAAATTAAATGTGACAGGAGATAAGTAATTGACAGACTCTCACCCTGCTGGATGTTCTGCTGGATGTCCATCATCTCCTCTACTGGACCTGTTAAAGAAGAAGATAATTATCCTTAGGAACTTCTGCAATGTACTTTGCAAGTTGGTTATATATCAGATTTTTTAAGCTTCATCAAAAGTGCACCAGTAATGTAGATgtggtttatttgtttgtttttgagtaaAGACAGTTCATGTCCATGAGGTCAGTTCACACCTTTGAGTGatatgtgcatatattttacatttcactaTAGTTTTCCATCAGGACCAATCAGTGTAACCTTTTAAAAGATGAAAACGATTTGAAGTTTCATCCTCTCTCTACACCTCACCTGCAGCACTCAGAGCGAAGGCAgcacagagaagaaaaacaagccTCATTGTTTACAGCGATGAACTGGACTGCTGCAAGAGATGATTAAAAAGTcacatgtaaaacaaacaaagcaatgaCTTTGTCTTATGAAAGCAGTGGATATACAGATATCTATATAAATTGCATGTAACTTAGCATCTCACCTGCTTGAACAGAATCAAATGTGTCAGTGTCTGCAGGACGTGGCGTGAAGAGAGCTTATATACACCAACAACAGggaaataaatattaatttgaaATAATGATCCAAAAGTTATCACACTTCCAAAGTTCACTTTATTTATTGACTGCAGCTATCAGTGCAGTTTGATCAAATTATACTGCATCTTCCGGGCAGACGGATCGACTCTTCAGATCAGTTCCCAACTGAGCGTGAGATTTTATGGCGGTATTATGTTCTAACTAACCTGGAAAAAAACTGATTGGTATTGGTATTACTGGGTTAAGTCAAAGATAACTCACAGCTcacaccatttttaaaaaaaatcactccaAAGTTCAGAATTAAAGTTCCAAAGATATCAGGTTGACAAAGGGTTACAGTGGGAATTTATCATTGGGATGATTATACATTAAGAAAGTGTTAGTAGGTTTAAGAGCTGTTCAGATGAACCATTATTGACAAAGCATTACCAGTAAAGGGGTCACACAAGGACAGATTTATAGGATAGGAAGGGACCTGTTCACAACTTGGAGGTcacagctgatgaaaaaaatctaaattaccTTCACAAACAAAGGAagtaatgcatcaataatactCTTACATGACAGGTCCTCtatataaaatgttgaaaaagtaAACAAGTATTGGTAGTAAAAGTTTATATTGTGAAGAGTGGATGTTATCAGTGacaaccaagcagcaacctctggggctgaaaactgaagccaaatgcagaagtgccaaaacctgcagttcctctaatggcccatagacccccatgttaaaatgcccaaatttacagcagaaataaacatgtttacagcctgatacaaaaaaatgttttggtttctACAGCTAATTTACCTCCCCATGACAACTGTTGGGGCAGACTGTGAATCGTTGCTACAGTATATAAGTCATGCCCACCCtattgtccaaatatggtcacctctgacTCCAAAAACAAGAGCATGAAGTTAAAAAAACTTGATCTGTGCAGTTTGAATTTAACCGTATTGAGCTGGTTTAGCACTCTGCTCACTTGTATGGGGATAAAACTATTTAATCATGTCACTTTTCTAGACTTAAGAAATGTTATAGGACTGAACGGATCAAATTCAGATTAAATGaatcattttgcaggggttgtgacTTTAAGAAAATGTTATCCGCTGATACACAGACATCACTCTCATAATGTAAGTCTATAGGAAAAAGTGTATTTAGGCCCAGTGGCATAACGTGATGGACCTGGATGGtgtaattccacatttggccactatgtaaaattggcttgcTGTTCCAGGGGGCGTGGAGTCCACACACCAATGGATGACGTCATGGTGGCTATGGTGACAGCTCTGCATCTTGTTATGTAGTTTAAACTGTACGCATCTGTTGAATTTgtggtcagtgttttttttcttactttcatTGCTTTAAAGTTTAAGTATATAAGATTATTGGGATtttagtggtgaggactgcagactgaaacttctcctggttagaattcttcgttcattattcaggaggtttttaccaggagtcgaattatctgcagaggtctccttctctccaaaacaaatgaaccaggtgatttaaactggtaaaaacactgaataaagctagTTCACATTAAGAGAAAATCAGtaaactacagtggctgacactAAAATATGAACACGCAAAACTGCGAATGGTCCTgtgtggagccagtgtttggtttgtctgctctggctactgtagaaacatggcaggacaacatggcgatctctgtagaCCAGGatccactccctatgtagatgtaaacagctcattccAAGATAAAAAAACCCCCCCACAATGATTCTTCTTTTCAGATGATTACAAACTAAAGAAGACATACTTATAATATTATAttgaatttctgccaatatatccttgTAAATCTTagacactgtacctttaaatattttctttaagtatatttttcGTCGTGAAGCCCATTATATTGTTATATAAATAATTTTGTGTTTATAAAGCGTCATGTTTGATGagcttttttcttgttttcaaagtggagtatttccatttgatgAGCCTTTACACTTAACTACACATTGtattttttacttcactacatgtGTCTGATAACTTAAGCTACTTTTCAGATTCCAGTTTTATATATGGCATAAAATTCTGCCACTActtaagctaaataaactctttagaaaccctcttggatcagctggaaaatgcatcgtcgcaaagctgaaaacagggcaGGGAGAAGTTGACTTTTTAGAAGTatgtggttctcacaggacagccatGCTACAAACATATAATGATCTTATAAagtatgatgcattgctgtaaaattaaactacccaacagtatatgAACTAGCTCAAATGAGCACAACCTGAAACATCGACAGCGGTAACATGCAAcatacacatgaatgcaacAGTAACCCAATAACATCAGTGAGAAGGGTAAAACAttgacagggaacattttactgcatgATAAGctcttttacttttgataagtacattttgctgtttaTAGATGGAACGTGACAGATGTTCAGACAATCATCATAACTAACATCCAGTCCCACAGAAACGgctgttatttttataaatacagCATGTTTGAATGTTATACTTGGTTTTAAGATGGTTTCATGTGATTTCTCATACAGACTGGAACAGACTGCACACACTTGGCTCTAAAATACacaatgatgtttttcctgATTAAGAGCATTGTGGTATATTTAAAACAGTCCACCTGGTCTCGTTCCACACACAAAGGGAAGCATATCTTCACAATACCACTTATTCAGGAGGTCtaagaagaaaacaagacaataaagtcactatttttattgatttagaAACAGGTTTACCACATTTCCTGCCCAGAGTCAGCTGATTTAGGAACTGTACCTGACCGACGTATTGCAAGACATTTTTTGCGTCTATCCCAGGTGCTTGCGGCCCAGCTCTCCACATCAGACACTGAACCATCACTCCATAAGCTGTCCATGggctgtgaaaaaaaacacaagacaaaaagcATGTAAATAACGGCCgttaaacattttaaagggaATTCACCTCTAAATCAAAAATACCTAATTGTTCTTCTTACccgtagtgctgtttatcagtctagactgttttggtgcaagttactgagtgttggagatatttgcTGTAGAGATGGCAGCTTGCTCTCGGATATAATCGAACCacatggcactcagcttgtggtgttcaaaggaccaaaaaaccccaaagcaaaacaaaaacaaacatttgactcaactcaacagcaatgttcctttccagaaatcacgaccCGGTTACTCTGAGCTGTAgtattagctagctcagtggtgccatAAATGTATAATAACCAGATACTGGACTCCAAGATAACGGTTATTCTTTCAAAGGTAATTACTTGGCTGGTGCGTacaccaaaacatttttagcTTCTAGGTTTACTTGCTGGGTATGCGGGCCACTGActatgtgcagtagtgttttTCTTGCCGGCCCCGCCCACAAGTTCTTGCTCACCTCATAGaatttacattgtgatgatgtcagtgATTTTAAAACCGCTTTTGTTGGCTTGAGGAAAGATTTACAAATATAAagcctccatggatcaaaaaaaatcatgatagAAACAGTCAGAAtggaccttgtttgcagttcaaggcGTCCTGTCAACAATTTTACAGACATTTGGTTTATAATGGTGGCctatggggaaaatgtttttttgggcCAAAGGGGATTTTTCTGCGGCAATAGTGGCccagtggccactgggaaaaattggaagcaaCACTGAGCGGCATTCCTGGAGGCCTGGGTAGTgataggtgagctagcagtaaatGCACGCTTCCTtgtgcacagtgatacagttggtggatgtagttcagtaaaaagaaaatagttccatgacctactcacaacaaggtctgtggattatcttgagtaaccgggttgTGATTTTTCTggctctttgatcaccacaagctgagtgccacctagttccattatactggagagaaggcacacatctgtccctttaaaggtccagcgaAACAATCTAAAATCAGTCAAATTAACTTTAAGACATCTGAATTTACAAAGagcattaaaatacaaaaaacagggATACATCTCTGTGAACTGATGTTTGCATATTACCCTGACTGCATCAGTGCCACCGATCCAGGCTTGGCCATCGTATCCTTGGTCTATTACAGAGTCCTGGATGAAACTGTACTCCCATTGGTCATGGATGGATGCAAGGTTGGCACCGTAGGGCcaacaatgtttctgtaaagaGAGATTACGAGATCTTACTGTACACAAACATAGTATGGCCTCAGGGCCGTAGCACTGACTTGGAGGTTGAGATAAAAAGTGTATATAATCAGTCTGAGAGTAATGcgcacattttcacacattttacctcatttttaatttttgtgggAGCAGAGTCAGACATAGCAGGGGAAAGACAAATCATTTGAGTTGTGCTTTTAAACCTAATGTGTTTTAAAGTTACTTTAAGTATCACttgaaacaaaatatgacatttgGGAATAATTTGGGGAACACCTGTATGTGAGATGGTGGAACATCAGGCTACCTCAGCATCTACCCAAGCCATTGGGCTGTTGATGAAGACAAAACATCGGGACCCATATCTTTGCCAGCTGGTTGGACAGTCATCCTCCCCActgtaatagtctggaaaccgGTTAATTCCTCCATACTGCCATTTGGCCATCCTTCCTGCTCCCCGAGGCAGCGGCTCCCCTCGTTTCTCCTCTGGAGGAAAAAGTCATCAACTTCATTCACAAGAAATGATTCTATAGCTTTTTGCAGATAATTCCACATTAGCCCACtggccagaagaaaatgttgttattgtacgttcctgcaaaccacaaatatgttacatttacacattttatacatatcatatcaacttTCCAAAGTAAgatagtgtatgagctgacttttttgtcgtgaggtggaggggatggtggatggtgtgtgtgatgtgatgtgatgtgatgtgtgtgctGTTAACCACAGCGTTAACATGATCCAGATTCAGTTTTCACAACTAACACTGGTTTTAAATGCTGATAAAACTGAGGTTATGCATTTCTCAAATGCTCGGGGAAAGAGGTAGTCACTTGTTCCCAATATCTCAGTATTTGGCTTGATGACTCCCTGTCTTTTATACCTCAGGCTGGTAATCTTCTGAGACTgaagttttggttttatttcagGTCCTGTTTCTCCTGTGAGGCCAGGGAAAGACTGGTTCCTGCTATGTTTCTACTGGTTCTGGATTATGGTGATCTGTTGTACATGAATGCATCTGCACATTGTTTGCCCATGTTAGATACTGCATATAGTGCACTGAGATAAAACCCTCACTCATCACTGTACCTTTTATTCCAGGGCTGGTTGGCCATCTTTGACCTTTCGtaggctcagtcactggtatGTGTTCATTTATAAAACCTCACTGGGTAAACTCTCTTTGTACATGTGTACTTTAATTGACCAGAGATCTGACAGTAGCTACAGTCTGAGATCCAAAGACTTAattttgttgtctgtttctCGTGTTCAGACTGAGCTACGTATCGTGAAAGCTCCCATaagtacaaggatgaatgaGTCGGTTGGTTCCTGTCATTGTGCATAGGCGTTCTAATATTTTTACATGTCACTGTGTATCTTTCATGTATTAActgtgtggttgtttggctgAAATTtattgtgtgctgctgtcttggccaagTCTACCTTGTAAAAGAGATGGCTGATCTAAGCGGGACtttcctggttaaatatgggttaaataaataaaatgaaacggcattgttgaaatgtgaagTTTCAACATCACCATTATATTATTACATGCAATTGTAACATATCCGTGATTTGCAGAAAGGTATAATGCCATTATTTTTTCAAGTGATTGGGGTCTAAGTGTTATATCTTATAGATTTTGAGCATGATTTATGGAGAGTTTCGGTCTTAATTTTCACCTCTTCAGCTACATTTCAATTTGTTATTCAAAATCTCTAGCTGAGTCCAAACAACTGCAGACAGGACAAAAAGTTTGAGGCTTCTATGTGTAGGCCAAAATATTCGTTCTCACCTCCAGTCTTATTTTGCTGAACAGGGACAGGTTCCTCCACCGGCTCTGCAGAGGAATAAGATAACAGCAAAATATTATAGAATataactgcttttttttttttttttaatctatttttgtTCTACTGTCACATTTGTGCAGGTTCAGCAGAACAGGACTCACAGTTTCATCCTGTGTCAAACACATGGCTGTAACAGCTGGACATACCAGCTTAATTACAATAATCCTTTTGTAAAGCttttaaaaacagctgaaaCAGTTAAATGCCACCATTTATACACTATTTTCTCCAGTCTCCATTTTCTTAAATGTAAAGTAAagctacaaaacacacaaatagtTTCAACTATTGCCTTCATTTAGTCTCTGAGCTTACTGTAAACATGAGTAAATAGATCACAGACAAACGTTAAAACATCTGTACTCACCCTGTGCCTCATAAAGGGTGCAGGATGGAATCATTTACTGAGCAGCATctttcccaaaatgtttttcagtaccaaaatccaaaatactgcatcatcatgttttgtccaatcactgtAATTAACTGTAACTATAGCTGGAGGAATAACCTGACTTTAAACTGTGACTATAAACAGTGACAAGATGCATCACCACGTCTTTCCAGTCTTGTTGTCTCccctattattattgttaaatatctgaaattacTGTTGGGTATTTccttccattttatttttagataatttaaattcattttatttgcctCATTGCATCCTGGTTTGAGCACTTTGTAACgtagttttgaaaagtgctgcATAAATTGAGTTGTTGTTGAGTCTCACCTGGCTTCATCTCCTTCACTGGATCTGCTGTGGACGAAGATTCAAATCACAATTAACCATCTTTGGAAACTAGTTTTAATGACATGCATTTAGTTAGTTGGTAAAAAGATGCACTGCCTCCCTAAAGTTCAAACAAAACTGGAGCTGTGATGTTGTTGATCACGACTTTTCAGtttttcccacttttttttttttttttttaaagttgcatCACACTTCATGTTTGGTGTTCAGTGTTCTCACCTGTTGAAATGCTCAAAGTGAAGGTGgcacagagaagaaaaatgacCCTCATTATTTGTGCTGAATAATGGACAGCTGCAGGACAAATCTAATATTctgaaaattacaaaaaaatattcatattaaaacaGGGTATTGGATATAAATACATCCATGAACTGTAACAGAAAACTCCAGattaacatacagtataatcaATAAATCTAACCTGCGTCAGTAGAGTCAAATCCGTCAGCCAAGTGTCTGCAGCTTCTGATTCACTGCCACTAAAAACACTTAAATaccaaaaaaacaaggaaatactCTTTGGATTTGTAACTGATCaactttcagacattttttgagGTAACGGATTTCTTCTTGTAAGATGAATCACTAACTAACAACTAACTTTTAAAGAATCAAAGACAGGTTTTGGCAAGCACACAAACATCATCAGCATGGTTAGTAATTAACACCAGCTGCTgagtaaataaaagtttctgGCCTGTGGTAAACTCTCGACCTGCTGGCCACCGTGACTGGTAAAAGTGTCCTCCATGTGCCACACTATAGCCGATATAGAAATATAGAGAACCAAAGCAAACATTATGTCCTAAGGATTACATAAAATACGTACATATACATGTTGTGGTGCTTGTAAGACAGACTCTCCTCCCTGACCTGCTGCCTCACACTCATGACTTCCACAGACACAGTAAAGATAAAGAAGCAACAAAAATATCAATCAAATGCAATGCTTCTTTTACTCACTCATTCACAGCAGCTGCTCTCAAGTAAACACGTCAGTAAAATCTGCACAATAGTTTTCAAGATTTAAATTCTGTAAAATTGTTCTGGACATTTTGTCATTGTGAGCTGCCAACTCCAATCTGAGTATCAAGGAAGTAGGACACTGATT is part of the Epinephelus moara isolate mb chromosome 22, YSFRI_EMoa_1.0, whole genome shotgun sequence genome and harbors:
- the LOC126383933 gene encoding ladderlectin-like encodes the protein MRLVFLLCAAFALSAAGPVEEMMDIQQNIQQGTFEKVEAVPEVEKQEESKMPDDDKQSRHSCPASWSKYGSRCFTFIPREMPWIDAEKYCLRNGANLASIHNPGEYGFIQEMIKGKTGRYPRTWIGGTDGIKDGTWFWSDGSGFNFQNWGIGEPNNAGGQEKCLEMNRSEDLLWNDLPCELELAFVCGTRP
- the LOC126383855 gene encoding snaclec bothroinsularin subunit alpha-like; the protein is MRVIFLLCATFTLSISTADPVKEMKPEPVEEPVPVQQNKTGEEKRGEPLPRGAGRMAKWQYGGINRFPDYYSGEDDCPTSWQRYGSRCFVFINSPMAWVDAEKHCWPYGANLASIHDQWEYSFIQDSVIDQGYDGQAWIGGTDAVRPMDSLWSDGSVSDVESWAASTWDRRKKCLAIRRSDLLNKWYCEDMLPFVCGTRPGGLF